The DNA sequence TCTTAGGATAGATCAAACATTGGTCAATTAAAATTGTAGTCGACTCAACGTCAGACGACGcagttttctgaaatttcaaattaaatgtttgtaaacaaagagAGAAGAGAACCACTGTAAGATGTCCGTGGAATACCTCTCGAATGGCATAAACAAGTAAACTACAGAATGTCACTGGATACTATATATTTCGTATATGAGATGTTTATTTCGACGTTGTGCCAATTCTACCCGTGTGACTGCTGCCGTACCgttgctgcagtacagtagctcgaggttttgcctgggtatttgggtccgacccaaatacccaggcaaaacctcgagctactgtactgcagcaacCGTACCGTAGCCAACACCTTTCCCAACCACACAGAATCGCCGGGAAAAGTGTTGGCAGATGTGAATGTATAGTGCATGACTTttgccatagacagtagaggggggaagactgtctatgctttTGCCAACCCTTTGTACAACCGTAGTCACGGACAATGTATAGTTAGTATGCACAGCAGAAACTCGAGGGAAATTTACTGTCTTTGTCATCCCAGTACAACTGCATCTtacatcattttttaaatatttttgttctgcgTATCAATCAATTTCTTGGTTTACTCCCTACAATGTAGAGTGGAAATACTCCATATctggcttgtcaacacagccctTATGCGTGCATTGTCATTgttaatgataataatgatatgaaataaatttttcaaccaaaacaatgcatttcacaaaaatacacattgtGTTGACAAGACAAGGGCTGGATGATAGCCAGAGTAAACTGTGAAAATtgcagttgatacacagaacaaaataaGGTGACACCAGTTCATGAATGATAGTACATATGTGTTACCATCATCTGTCTATTATGAAACTTTTTAAACTgcaggaaaaatgacaaaaacggTCACATACTAAATTTGACTCTAATCACTTCTTCCTCACCATTGCtacaaaagtatgtttagaattCACATTCTGGTAAATGATGATCTTGTTAAGGCTAAATACAACTTATAAACCATAATATTTGTTCAAGTGACTCTGTGATTCGTGTATGCTGTGTTTGTGCTTCATAACACAAACATAGCAAATACATATGTTCTTGGAAAATTCCAGAGATGCTCTGTGTGTTTCTCACTACATACAAGGAGACCTAGACTTGGTACAACTCTGTGAATAAAAAGCCAATTTAATTGAGATATAATAGAGTAATTGCAACTTTTTTCTGACCCCGATGAGGTGGAATTTTTGCAAGATTCACTTACTGCTGATCAGGTTTACTTCGTGCATGCGCAAATCAACTATCAAGAGTATTCACCTCACACAAGTATGATGACAACGGCATAGGATCATATTGCGGAATCGcagtcaaaacatttcaaattaaaagCAACATCAACACATTAAATTTAAAACCTTTCTGAAATGACTTTATCTTACACAATCATCAACTTGAACCAAGAACCTGAATACCTGTGGAAGATTCTGTCATTGTGTACTACTTCGAGTCCATTAACGAAAACAGTGTTCCTAGGAAAtgtgtttgggtttttttctctcatcaggatgaaggaaaatttgatgatacaaatGAGATCGATTCTGACAGGACCATGAACTTCTTCAACAGAGCTATTGCAGAAAGCAGAAGGTGAATGATATATTTGTCAACAGAGTATTTCTGTAAGATTCCATTGAAAGAAACTTTCTAGTATTTCTGCAACGTACTACCGTATTCTGAGAGAGGTTCTGAGGCTTGATGTGGGTTAGGAACAGAAAACACTTGTCTTGATGTATAATGCCCTAATGGGCAGTGTTCAAAATAATGATTTACTGGTACTGTAGTGTGATGAACAATATAGACCATCAGAATATGTTTTggttgaaaaaatataaaaagatgGCCATCACAAGTTACATTATATGGTTATAATCTGCCAATAAATCTTGCTTTTAAAACTTAGTCTTGTGAGTTTTCAAATGTCACTGATGTATCACGTATCGCATTTGTAGTTGTTTGAACGTTGCTTGGTGATGCACAGCATTAAGCTTTACAATAACGTACACATCCGTTAGACCAGAAActtatttcaacaattttggagtccaaatatctgttcctgaggtgcattctacctaaaTGAAAAGACAAGGCTGTTGTCCCCTTATTGTAATTAATGTTTTGCACTGGTTGCTGTCACTTTACCTTCAGCATTTTATGACTTTGTCTCTCAACAGAATGAACAAAGAAGTGACAAAATCAGAAGCTAAACTGACTAAACTCCACAATGAGCTGGGTGCAGACAATTTCCTTGCATGGAGAAAAGAGCACGCCGCTGAAGCCCTTGTTTCTCTGCCCGATAAAGAAATGTCGCACATGGActtgtaaataattttttattcatGTCACATGGGTGTAAATCTTTCATTTGTTGCTCCACTTTCGCATACTTTGAACATACTGATAGTACAGTGTGAATGACTTGTATGACTTCATTGTACATCATGTAATGAAAGGTgtacactattttttttttttcattttcacactGTAAGTACTGCAGGTTAACCATGAGCTGAGGATGCCAAAGCCTTGTATCAGCACAAAGTGGCTAATACACATTGAGAACCACCAAACCAGGAATTGGTTGAATTCAGATTGATTTTCTCAGaccaccttaaccctttcaccccagttccctgtatacaggtccaactttacaatagaaaacaatggatttgggacaaaccatggtggtgaaagggttaatactatATGTGTTCAAATCCTCAGTTAGTCAATAATAAGCTGATGCTAACGCCCATTCTACACTGAAAGATAAAGTTTCTTGCCCGCTTGTCATATCCTCAGACTCCAGCGAAAGCTCCAAATGCTTTGAAGTAACTGGCTCTTTCGGGGCCAGATGTACATTTTTGACaatgtaaataaaatgaaaataatttgtctgttttatgcatatattttgtcttcttttgtaGTTGATTGTTGCATTTCACAGCACTGGGCAACACGTCCACTTTTTCAGCAACATTTCCACAGTTCAAAGGCAAAGCAGTTCTCCAATGCTTAGCAAGCCATCACTGTATCACCCTCTGAAATACAGGGCCAATATAGCTGTCATGTGATATGACACACACAATAAATAAAATGGAATTAAAAAAGTTATGAGAAATGTTaagtatttaagcaataatgtaccttctcggcccataatggacaaaGGCAAActtttgcacgacataatgtacgaggcaaaAACAAGTACATTATGAAGTGCAAGTGTACTTGCTCATGAGTTCGTTATGGGCTTGGGAATTCGTAGATGTAGAGACATCCTTGgtcacaatgctggataataggatacattatcagtaataatttgacggtatgacgtcacaaaattcactggtattgacaaagctataatataacaACCAATCATGACTGTCTGACCAAAATGAAaatccaaataaaaacaaaattgcttATTTTATAATTGTTTGAACAAATCTATAGAAACTCTCATAGAGGGCCAGTAGTTCTAACATTTGATGATTGTtagtatatttttgttttgtatgtcagctacagtttcttgctctactccccaaagtatgttgagatGCACAGTGTTGATCTTGTCAagtcagcctgtacatgtgtaaactacattgttattgttgacaagagaATTCTGGTCCTGACTAGAATTTAAATTTCAACCATAACATTGAATTCTACACATACAgaggctaagttgacaagctaaatagctgctctttcaacatgctttggggcaTAGAGTAAGACCTTGCAATCAACATacaaaaaaatggtgaaaaaatcaccaaaaagtATAGCCCTTAGAGATCTTTCAACTTCATTTTGCACAGCATAGTTATTCTTGAGATAAAGATGTTTGTAGCAAATGAAGGATGATGACACACTCAGTAATGTCTCTGCATATTTGACACCAATGCTAACAAAACTATGCCCTAGCCCACTTAAAGAAAGAAGTCTATGTCCACCAGTCCCAACAGCTCATATATAAGTTACCATCATCAATAAGTATATAATATAAGAACACTTCCACACATTCGATGAGCTCACTCTTGTTGTGTGATTGTACAAACCTATGTACTTGAGCAACTGCTGTAAGTGTAGCATATTGGTACCTGGTTCACACACTTATCCATCCTAATTGTGTTACCAGACTGCTTCATGTGTTAAAGCAGGGTCTTGTATTGGTGTCAAAAAAGGACAGAACTCACACTTCATGTAGGtctgtagtttataaagtttattaCAAACAAAAGACTGGGTGTACACAATGGTCAATGCATACAAACAGCAGGGGTGATATCATCCTATGTAACCAAGCAGTTGTGGGGGTCAAGTCATACAAACAGCTTGGAATACTGTCACTGATTAACCCTCATCTGACGTTGGTTTTCTTACATGCCcgatttacattttgatgtcCCAAACATCTCAAACTCAACTTCCTCAGGGTAAAAAACAGATAAAATGTGTGAAAACTGACGTTGGTTTTCTTACATCCCcgatttacattttgatttcccaAACATCTCAAACTCAACTTCCTCAGGGTAAAAAACAGATAAAATGTGGGAAAACTGCAGTCTTATAAATTACATGGCCACGCTGTTAATAACTTTGTTAACAAACACACTTTTCCTGGAAAAAGCATTCACCTAAATTGTTGCTGggaatcaaaaacattaaatgagtgtataaaatatgaaatatttacaacatTAAGTAATTCAATTGTAcaattttttggaaaatcaaacttttaaaaaatttacAAGTTTGAATGTATCTCTTAGTCtatcattacatgtacatggatgAATGTATGTTACAACTTTGGTTATGGCCTTCCCTGTGCTTCACTGTACCCCCTATAAGTGCAAATGGAACAGTCCAACCAATTGTAGAGGACAACTGGAGTGTCATTTCTAGGGTGGTCAGGGTTTAATGAAttgatcaaattttacaattcacaaaatgacagccgcatttgttttaaaaatactgATCTATATTATACGGTAAAACTATCTTTAGAACACCAGCTATCTTGGGGTTTCTCCAAGTCTTGTCTTGTAGCTCTGCCAAATCTGTGCAGGTACTTGCAGTCAATGTGAGAATCTTTCAATGTGGCGACAAACAAAATAGAAATTGTTTGTGAAAGtcaaaaatttgtgtttcattatcacaaaaaaaatgacTAAATGCTGGTCTCTTTGTATTTCGCTGGTTTTGTTATTGTCAGTTCTCAAGGTTGTGTACTATTTCAGACGCGGAGTGTTCAGAGCTGGACCATCATGGTAGGTGGCTGGTTACGAATATTAATTGTTGGTGTGCCCGGGGCCTTGTGACTGCCTGGCTGGGGTTGCATCATCGCTGCCTCATACGTTtgctgaaaatgtaaaacaaagagCATTAATCAAAACAAGCATTTTTTTCTAGGAATAGTTCGGTAATGCAGAACAAGGGACAAAAGTTCTGGAGATTCTCTGAGGCAGTGGTGTATAAGGCTCTAATTCTGATAAATGTTGATGATTGAGTCTAATGAGTCGCTTTTAAATTTAAGATTTCTAAACATTTCAAGtcagtgaagtaatgtcttcaAGTTTTGAGTCTGCCCTACACAAACACatgtaatatgtaaaatttccctGAGTCAAATTCAAAGACAACACTTGAGTCACTGACATGTCAATGGGCTCACAGTACACTGTTTTGTTTACGTGTAACAATCAGAAACAGCACATGCCCAAAAACCTACAAAGCTATGGGTACAAGCCATACAAGACACAAAATGATCTACCGATATGAAGAGGTTGGTTTATTTTGATGATGACATACTCATATCATTACTTTAAATGAttacagtttttgaaaaataaagttgCCCTGACAGACATGTGGATGGGTTACAAGGTCACAGTTGTACAAGCCAGAATATGTGTTGCCAATCTTAAATTTAAATAACATTTTACGTTAGACAACTTATTTAATTTCCTTTTTGACACTCACCCTCCTTTCAGTTCTCATCTTAGCATTATAAAAAGCGGCAGAATCTGGATTTTCCATCAACAACTCCATCTGTAACCTTTCAAATCTTTCGCCTTCATCTTCAGGCTGCAATAACAAATGGCATAAACCAGTCAGGTGATGTAAAATGATCCTTTTCACCGACAAAAGTAGTTTGGGTGTATGAAGTTCAAGCGCAACAAGTATCAGTAACTATCATGAGATAGATGTGGACACTACAATCATCGCAATGACATGCCAAAAAGTCACTggataatttttcaaacaaaggCACAACAAGGGTTATATTGACAACAGCACACAGGAAACATACTACGTtttatatttcttgaatggaccatgGTATAAACAAAAGTGCATGCACAAACGTGCATAGAAGTACGTATATTTCTGCATGCGTTTGaacattttgcttttgtttgtaCAGCCATCATGTGATCTCTTGGGCATAATCATTCAATGGAACAAAGCATGTCAattttattccagagtagaaccattggTATGTCATATAGTGTTCAGAAGACATCTCCCTTGTTGTTTAACTGTTGTTAAACTGAAGTAATGAAACTAATACCGCTTTAccacttttgtactgcattatACTACAGTGCACAATGTACTGTATTTTTGTTTGCtatttattattttgaatttatgatgcAATAAAATATGCTGTTCTGTTATGCTTATCTGCGATCATTCTTGTCCCCTGCTAATTTGTACCCTGAAGCAACATTTTCTCATTTacccttttaccaccatggtttagcccaaacatATTTAGATGGAATTGGGGTGAATAGGTTAAAGCTCTAGAGATTTTTTTAACCCATACAAATTTTTTCCCTCAAATATGGGTATTTTGGGTATTGATGGATTCTGAAGGTTTCAAAATGTTAGCCTGCTGGTCTATTTACTCACATCAGCGCTGTATGTGGTGCCTAGCCTTGTACCAAATCCAGCCTGGGCACTGCTCTGTTCATCTGAGGGTGTCAGGAACGATTCGGAATACCACGAATCAAATTCTGAGAGAAACAAGGACACAGTAAGTCACAAGTTACGGCATTGTGCCACGAGGCAAGATTATCATTCAGAAGACACCTGCTTCAACAGAATTTATGTGACAAGGAGGTAGACTATTGTTTTCATGTTCCATTTTGGGGgaataattcaatatttttcaaactaATCTATGCAGAAGTTTTCATTCCGGCATTGTACAAACTAGATATCAATGGAAACACCCCACAAAGTGTTTTAATACTGTTATTTGCATATGGTATATTATCATCTAAACCATATCTGTTATTTTTGTGCTGTGTCATACATTGAACCCATTCACCACCAGATTATATGCCACATTTAATATTGTTTGCAATTGGATAGGTGTTCCATTCCAATTCTGTACGATTGACATAGAGGACCTGACCACTCACCTTGAATAAGTCTCTGTCGACACTGATCAACTAATTTTTGACAGTATTGCACCTCtgatttcacatttttcagttGTTCATATTCATCGCGGTACACTGTTTTCAACTCTTTCAGTTTCTTAATCAATAAGAACTCTTCCTCATCAATGACAGTCTCTCCATCTTCATTGACAAATTCTCCTGGGAAAATGAAAGACTCAGATTAACTTCACTCTGTCTGTGTTTGGAAACCAAAGACACTAAAAACTAAAAAATGCAAGTCTGGCTCACACACGGTACCTATTATGAACAGAAAAACCATTTCACAAAATCATACAAGAGTATCAGTatgttattttcattaaataccACTTACGTTTCGTACTTGAAATGTGAATAAAgttgcactgcactaaaatagGGTGAGTCTTGCTGCCTGACTGAAGGGCGCCCTCATAAGTTGAATATGATAAAATGCCTGTACCATTACCTTATCTTTATGATTACATTGTGAATTTATTGACTAAAAGTAATAGATTCTCGACAAGTTAAAATAATGTCTGTAAAGTGTTCTCTGGAAATCCAATAAAAAggtttgtttactttttaagATTCTTTGCGACTTCAAAAGCTTAAAATCAAAGTCGAAACTTAGGACAATATTGGACGCTGAAAATTGAGGCACATCCTTATGACATTGCTTACCTTGTTCAAGCCTATCATTTCTCTTTGTATCCATTGCCAGTCTTGTCTGATCAATTTGCTCTTTGGTAGCATTGATTGTTTTTGCCAAGTCTCGACACATTTTCTTCTTCTGAGCTAAGATATCTGAAATGACAAGAACAAGCAGCGTGAGTCAAACAATATCTTTTTTCCCCCGACCAATCTAGCCTTGGTCAACATGGTGGCTTTAGTGTATTACAACTGTGTTGGTTGTACCATATCGACAAGTCATCAACAACGACaatgtctgtttgtttattatGACAACAACATTTGGACTCTCTTTcttctttcaaaaaaatatcGAAAGACAAAGTCTTTTTTGTATTATTCTGCAATTtatttaaaatgtcaaatgcAAATCACATTTCTCGAGTTATTTCTATGTAGTTCACCTGCATCGCCAACAGTTTATACACACATATAAAATTTGTGTCCCAC is a window from the Ptychodera flava strain L36383 chromosome 11, AS_Pfla_20210202, whole genome shotgun sequence genome containing:
- the LOC139143818 gene encoding uncharacterized protein, encoding MADDKAEVANNKESPESDKEQSSERDGASSLESFVTGHYQQQKDEGKFDDTNEIDSDRTMNFFNRAIAESRRMNKEVTKSEAKLTKLHNELGADNFLAWRKEHAAEALVSLPDKEMSHMDL